In Nitrosospira briensis C-128, a genomic segment contains:
- the rplW gene encoding 50S ribosomal protein L23 translates to MSTQTFNPERLMQVILSPQVSEKATYIAEKHNQVIFRVTQDATKPEIKAAVELMWKGQNIVVESVQVANVKGKEKRFGRFMGRRRNWKKAYVNIKTGQEINFSEIAQGEVK, encoded by the coding sequence ATGAGTACGCAAACATTCAATCCGGAACGCCTGATGCAGGTCATTTTGTCACCGCAAGTGTCGGAAAAGGCTACCTACATCGCGGAAAAGCATAACCAGGTGATTTTTCGCGTGACGCAGGATGCGACGAAACCCGAGATCAAAGCAGCGGTTGAGCTGATGTGGAAGGGCCAGAATATCGTGGTGGAGAGCGTGCAGGTCGCAAACGTCAAAGGCAAGGAAAAGCGTTTTGGCCGTTTCATGGGGCGCCGCCGCAACTGGAAGAAAGCTTATGTCAACATCAAGACTGGTCAGGAAATAAATTTTTCTGAAATTGCTCAAGGGGAGGTCAAATAA
- the rplD gene encoding 50S ribosomal protein L4 has translation MELKLIGDDGESAAGVSVPDSLFGREYNEALVHQVVTAYLANARSANRAQKGRSDVAKSTRKPWRQKGTGRARAGMASSPLWRGGGKIFPNSPEENFSHKVNRKMYRAGMGAILSQLVRENRLSVVENFVLDTPKTKILAGKLKDMKLGEVMIVTDSVDENLYLSSRNLPLVKVVEAGHVDPVSLLRFANVLITRGALAKMEEMLA, from the coding sequence ATGGAACTTAAGCTCATTGGCGATGATGGCGAGTCGGCTGCCGGTGTTTCGGTTCCTGATTCCCTTTTCGGTCGGGAGTACAACGAAGCCCTGGTACATCAGGTGGTGACGGCTTATCTTGCCAACGCGCGTAGCGCCAACCGCGCCCAAAAGGGACGTTCGGATGTTGCCAAATCCACCCGCAAACCCTGGCGGCAAAAAGGTACAGGGCGTGCACGCGCCGGTATGGCGTCGAGCCCGTTGTGGCGTGGTGGAGGAAAAATCTTTCCCAACAGTCCCGAAGAGAATTTTAGCCACAAGGTCAATCGTAAAATGTATCGGGCAGGTATGGGGGCGATCCTATCCCAACTCGTCCGTGAAAATCGATTGTCAGTGGTGGAAAATTTTGTCCTGGATACGCCAAAAACCAAAATCCTGGCCGGAAAACTGAAAGATATGAAATTGGGTGAGGTCATGATCGTTACCGATAGCGTGGATGAGAATCTCTATTTATCATCACGGAATCTGCCTCTGGTAAAGGTGGTGGAAGCGGGTCACGTCGACCCGGTCAGCCTTTTGCGTTTTGCCAACGTGCTGATAACTCGCGGTGCATTGGCCAAAATGGAGGAAATGCTCGCATGA
- the rplC gene encoding 50S ribosomal protein L3 yields the protein MSLGLVGRKVGMTRIFTDDGDSQPVTVLDVSNNRVTQVKTPATDGYSAVQVTFGKRRAIRVNKPSAGHFAKAAVEAGHVLKEFRVGQEVTDSLKPGAIVGSEIFRVGQKVDVTGITIGKGYAGVIKRHGFSSNRASHGNSRSHNVPGSIGMAQDPGRVFPGKRMSGHLGSVKRTTQNLEVLRVDTERGLLLIKGAIPGSRGGDVVVHPSVKISRIVAKPAAKLDAKAAAKSGTKSGKKGGA from the coding sequence ATGAGTTTAGGGCTCGTCGGCCGCAAGGTTGGCATGACTCGTATTTTCACCGACGATGGCGATAGCCAGCCGGTCACAGTACTTGACGTGTCCAACAATCGTGTCACCCAAGTCAAAACACCAGCCACTGACGGCTATTCCGCCGTGCAGGTCACTTTCGGCAAGCGCCGTGCCATTCGCGTCAATAAACCTTCAGCGGGGCATTTTGCCAAGGCTGCAGTGGAGGCCGGTCATGTGCTCAAGGAATTCCGCGTGGGGCAGGAAGTAACTGATAGTCTCAAGCCCGGTGCAATCGTAGGTTCGGAGATTTTCCGGGTTGGGCAAAAAGTGGATGTGACCGGTATCACCATCGGAAAGGGTTATGCTGGTGTAATCAAGCGTCACGGTTTTTCTTCAAATCGCGCCAGCCATGGCAATTCCAGATCTCATAACGTTCCAGGTTCCATCGGAATGGCGCAGGACCCGGGTCGTGTCTTTCCCGGAAAGCGCATGTCCGGGCATCTAGGTAGCGTAAAACGCACCACCCAGAACCTCGAAGTACTGCGGGTCGATACCGAGCGAGGCCTGTTGCTCATCAAGGGTGCGATACCCGGATCGAGAGGCGGCGACGTGGTGGTGCATCCAAGCGTAAAGATCAGCAGGATCGTTGCAAAGCCTGCTGCAAAGCTTGATGCAAAAGCGGCGGCAAAAAGTGGTACGAAATCCGGCAAGAAGGGGGGTGCATAA
- the rpsJ gene encoding 30S ribosomal protein S10 — translation MQSQKIRIRLKAFDYRLIDKSAMEIVETAKRTGAVVKGPVPLPTRIERFDVLRSPHVNKTSRDQFEIRTHLRLMDIMDPTDKTVDALMKLDLPAGVDVEIKL, via the coding sequence ATGCAAAGCCAAAAAATACGTATTCGCCTGAAAGCGTTTGATTACCGATTGATCGATAAATCCGCGATGGAGATCGTTGAGACCGCCAAACGGACGGGGGCGGTGGTTAAGGGGCCCGTGCCTCTGCCGACGCGCATTGAGCGCTTCGACGTATTGCGATCCCCTCATGTCAACAAGACCTCGCGCGATCAGTTCGAGATTCGGACTCATCTGCGCCTGATGGACATTATGGACCCCACTGATAAAACAGTGGATGCCTTGATGAAGCTGGACCTTCCCGCAGGGGTGGATGTGGAAATAAAGTTGTGA
- the tuf gene encoding elongation factor Tu: protein MAKSKFERTKPHVNVGTIGHVDHGKTTLTAAITMVLTKKFGGEAKSYAQIDSAPEEKARGITINTSHVEYETVKRHYAHVDCPGHADYVKNMITGAAQMDGAILVVSAADGPMPQTREHILLARQVGVPYIVVYMNKADMVDDDELLELVEMEVRELLSKYNFPGDDTPIVIGSALKALEGDQSDIGEPSIFKLADALDSYIPEPVRAIDGPFLMPVEDVFSISGRGTVVTGRVERGIVKVGEEIEIVGLKPTIKTVCTGVEMFRKLLDQGQAGDNVGVLLRGTKREDVERGQVLAKPGSINPHTKFTAEIYVLSKEEGGRHTPFFQGYRPQFYFRTTDVTGAIELPAGTEMVMPGDNVSVTVNLIAPIAMEEGLRFAIREGGRTVGAGVVAKIIE from the coding sequence ATGGCAAAGAGTAAATTTGAGCGGACGAAGCCGCACGTAAACGTTGGCACGATAGGGCATGTGGATCATGGCAAGACCACATTGACGGCGGCGATCACCATGGTATTGACGAAGAAGTTTGGTGGTGAAGCGAAGAGTTACGCGCAGATAGACTCGGCGCCGGAAGAGAAGGCACGGGGCATCACCATCAACACATCGCACGTCGAGTACGAGACGGTGAAGCGGCACTATGCGCACGTTGACTGTCCGGGCCACGCCGACTACGTCAAGAACATGATCACCGGTGCGGCGCAGATGGATGGCGCGATACTGGTAGTATCGGCTGCGGACGGGCCGATGCCGCAGACCCGCGAACACATCCTTCTGGCGCGTCAGGTAGGGGTGCCCTACATCGTCGTCTACATGAACAAAGCGGACATGGTGGACGACGACGAACTGCTGGAACTGGTGGAAATGGAAGTGCGCGAACTGCTGTCCAAATACAACTTTCCGGGAGACGACACCCCCATCGTCATCGGTTCTGCCCTGAAAGCACTCGAAGGCGACCAGAGCGACATAGGCGAGCCCTCCATATTCAAGCTGGCCGATGCGCTGGACAGCTACATACCCGAACCCGTTCGCGCGATAGACGGCCCCTTCCTGATGCCGGTGGAAGATGTTTTCTCCATCTCCGGGCGCGGCACCGTGGTCACCGGACGCGTAGAGCGCGGCATCGTCAAAGTGGGCGAGGAAATCGAGATAGTAGGACTCAAGCCCACCATCAAGACAGTATGTACCGGCGTGGAAATGTTCAGGAAACTGCTGGACCAGGGGCAGGCCGGCGACAACGTTGGCGTATTGCTGCGAGGCACCAAGCGGGAAGACGTCGAGCGCGGCCAGGTGTTGGCCAAGCCTGGCAGCATCAACCCGCATACCAAGTTCACTGCCGAGATATACGTACTGAGCAAAGAAGAAGGTGGACGTCACACCCCGTTTTTCCAGGGCTATCGTCCCCAGTTCTACTTTCGTACTACCGACGTAACAGGTGCGATTGAATTGCCTGCGGGCACCGAGATGGTCATGCCGGGGGACAACGTCTCCGTGACGGTCAACCTGATCGCACCGATAGCGATGGAAGAAGGTCTGCGTTTTGCCATTCGCGAGGGCGGCAGAACCGTTGGCGCCGGCGTGGTGGCAAAGATTATCGAGTAA
- the fusA gene encoding elongation factor G, giving the protein MARKTPIERYRNIGVMAHIDAGKTTTTERILFYTGVSHKIGEVHDGAATMDWMEQEQERGITITSAATTCFWKGMEKNYPDHRINIIDTPGHVDFTIEVERSLRVLDGACTVFCAVGGVQPQTETVWRQANKYKVPRLAFVNKMDRAGANFMRVHEQIQSRLKAHPVPVQLPIGAEDKFEGVIDLIKMKGIYWDDASQGLRFEERDIPADLLENAKQWREKMVETAAEANEELMNKYLEEGDLSSADIKKGLRIRTIGNEIVPMLCGSAFKNKGVQAMLDAVLDYLPSPVDISAINGEDEKGGHDERHADDAEPFSGLAFKIATDPYVGQLIFFRVYSGVVSSGDTIYNPLKGRKERIGRLLQMHANQREEIKEVRAGDIAAAVGLKEAVTGDTLCDPTAVITLERMIFPEPVIHVAVEPKTKLDQEKMGMALNRLAQEDPSFRVRTDEESGQTIISGMGELHLEIIVERMKREFGVEANVGAPQVAYREAIKKSVEIEGKFIKQSGGRGQYGHVWLKLEPNEAGKGFEFVDAIKGGTVPREYIPAVEKGLLETLPNGVLAGFPVVDAKVTLFDGSYHDVDSNENAFKMAASIAFKDGMRKASPVLLEPMMAVEVETPADFMGNVVGDLSSRRGMIQGMDDLPGLKVIRAEVPLAEMFGYSTSLRSATQGRATYTMEFKQYSEAPRSVAEAIINKK; this is encoded by the coding sequence GTGGCAAGAAAAACTCCTATCGAGCGTTATCGGAATATCGGCGTAATGGCGCATATTGACGCCGGCAAGACTACGACCACGGAACGCATATTGTTCTATACCGGTGTATCGCACAAAATTGGCGAAGTGCATGACGGCGCGGCGACGATGGATTGGATGGAGCAGGAGCAGGAGCGCGGCATCACCATCACTTCCGCGGCGACTACTTGCTTTTGGAAGGGGATGGAAAAGAACTATCCCGATCATCGCATCAATATTATCGACACCCCGGGTCACGTTGACTTCACCATCGAAGTGGAGCGGTCGCTGCGTGTCCTCGACGGGGCTTGCACCGTATTCTGCGCCGTTGGCGGAGTGCAGCCTCAGACTGAAACAGTGTGGCGTCAAGCCAATAAATACAAGGTTCCGCGACTCGCATTCGTCAATAAAATGGATCGCGCCGGCGCCAATTTCATGCGCGTTCATGAACAGATTCAATCTCGTCTGAAAGCGCATCCGGTACCCGTACAGTTACCTATCGGTGCGGAAGATAAATTCGAAGGTGTTATCGATCTGATAAAGATGAAAGGCATCTACTGGGACGATGCGAGCCAGGGGCTTAGGTTTGAGGAGCGCGATATACCTGCCGATTTACTGGAGAATGCCAAGCAGTGGCGTGAAAAAATGGTGGAAACCGCCGCCGAGGCGAATGAAGAGTTGATGAACAAATATCTTGAAGAGGGTGATTTATCCTCAGCCGACATCAAGAAAGGATTGCGCATTCGCACTATCGGTAACGAGATCGTTCCCATGCTTTGTGGTTCGGCATTCAAGAACAAGGGTGTGCAGGCGATGCTGGACGCCGTCCTGGACTACTTGCCTTCACCAGTAGATATCAGCGCGATCAATGGAGAAGATGAGAAGGGTGGACATGATGAACGCCATGCGGATGACGCGGAGCCGTTTTCTGGATTGGCATTCAAAATTGCCACCGACCCCTATGTTGGCCAATTGATCTTTTTCCGCGTTTACTCTGGCGTGGTGTCTTCCGGTGATACCATCTATAACCCCCTTAAAGGACGGAAGGAACGGATTGGAAGGTTGTTGCAGATGCATGCCAATCAGCGAGAGGAAATCAAGGAAGTGAGGGCTGGCGATATCGCCGCCGCGGTAGGCTTGAAGGAAGCCGTTACCGGTGACACCTTGTGCGATCCAACTGCAGTGATCACGTTGGAACGGATGATATTTCCGGAACCCGTGATTCACGTTGCGGTGGAGCCGAAAACAAAGCTTGACCAGGAAAAAATGGGAATGGCATTGAACCGTCTGGCGCAGGAAGATCCATCCTTTCGCGTTCGCACCGACGAAGAGTCTGGTCAAACCATTATTTCCGGCATGGGTGAACTGCATCTCGAAATTATTGTAGAGCGAATGAAGCGGGAATTTGGTGTGGAAGCCAACGTGGGTGCTCCACAAGTGGCTTATCGTGAAGCCATCAAGAAGTCGGTGGAGATCGAAGGTAAATTCATCAAGCAGTCCGGTGGACGGGGTCAGTATGGTCACGTCTGGCTCAAGCTGGAGCCGAATGAAGCGGGTAAGGGATTTGAGTTCGTTGATGCCATCAAGGGTGGAACGGTGCCGCGCGAATACATTCCGGCGGTAGAAAAAGGATTGCTGGAGACACTGCCGAATGGGGTGTTGGCGGGCTTTCCAGTGGTGGACGCTAAAGTTACTTTATTTGATGGCTCTTATCACGACGTTGATTCGAACGAGAATGCGTTCAAAATGGCCGCTTCTATTGCGTTCAAGGACGGGATGCGCAAGGCGAGTCCAGTCTTGCTGGAACCGATGATGGCGGTGGAAGTGGAAACGCCAGCGGATTTCATGGGCAATGTAGTAGGCGACTTGTCATCACGTCGCGGAATGATCCAGGGTATGGACGACTTGCCCGGCCTCAAGGTGATACGTGCGGAAGTTCCGCTGGCGGAAATGTTTGGCTACTCCACTTCGCTGCGATCCGCGACTCAGGGGCGTGCGACTTATACCATGGAATTCAAACAGTATTCCGAAGCGCCGAGAAGTGTGGCTGAAGCAATTATTAATAAGAAATAA
- the rpsG gene encoding 30S ribosomal protein S7: MPRRREVPKREILPDPKYHSTEVAKFVNVLMTRGKKSVAERIIYGAMDQIQKKTGKDPVEVFTQALSNVRPMVEVKSRRVGGANYQVPVEVRSIRRNALAMRWLRDAARKRAEKSMGARLAGELAEAAEGRGGAVKKREEVHRMAEANKAFAHYRF, encoded by the coding sequence ATGCCAAGACGGAGAGAAGTTCCCAAACGAGAAATTTTGCCAGACCCCAAGTACCACAGTACCGAGGTGGCGAAATTCGTCAATGTGCTGATGACTCGGGGAAAGAAATCGGTAGCGGAACGAATTATTTATGGCGCAATGGATCAGATCCAGAAGAAAACGGGCAAGGATCCGGTAGAAGTATTCACGCAAGCGCTATCCAATGTTCGTCCCATGGTGGAAGTAAAAAGCCGTCGTGTCGGCGGAGCCAATTATCAGGTCCCGGTAGAGGTGCGATCCATTCGGCGTAATGCGCTGGCGATGCGTTGGTTGCGCGATGCTGCACGGAAGCGAGCGGAAAAATCGATGGGCGCGCGACTTGCCGGTGAATTAGCGGAAGCAGCCGAAGGTCGAGGCGGCGCGGTCAAGAAGCGTGAGGAAGTTCATCGTATGGCCGAAGCCAATAAGGCATTTGCACATTATCGGTTCTAG
- the rpsL gene encoding 30S ribosomal protein S12: MPTISQLVRKPRAARRVKSKVPALGNSPQKRGVCTRVYTTTPKKPNSALRKVARVRLTNGFEVSSYIGGEGHNLQEHSVVLIRGGRVKDLPGVRYHTVRGSLDTAGVKDRKQSRSKYGAKRPK, from the coding sequence ATGCCGACAATCAGTCAGTTAGTACGCAAGCCTCGTGCGGCGAGACGTGTGAAGAGCAAGGTTCCAGCGCTGGGAAACAGCCCTCAAAAACGGGGAGTATGCACGCGCGTCTATACCACTACGCCAAAAAAACCGAACTCGGCTTTACGCAAGGTGGCGAGGGTTCGCCTGACTAACGGTTTTGAGGTGTCCAGTTATATCGGCGGAGAGGGACATAATCTACAGGAACACTCCGTAGTGCTGATTCGTGGCGGTCGCGTCAAGGATTTGCCGGGCGTTCGCTACCACACTGTTAGAGGTAGTCTGGATACCGCCGGCGTAAAAGATCGCAAACAGAGTCGTTCCAAATATGGCGCCAAAAGGCCGAAATAG
- a CDS encoding aspartate aminotransferase family protein yields MPIDIEAIIAETRGKNFELYEDYINPVFVKVLRTLGFNRTWVRGEGPYLWDEHGTRYLDFLTNWGVFNFGRRHPAIRGALQQVLDSDFPGWIGFDAPPLAAALARELVKRMPPGLDTVYFSNSGTEAIEAAIKFARAYTGRPCTAHLAKAFHGLTMGALSLNGEASFRRGFEPMLPGSSEVKLGDLAGLESRLARGDVAAFVLEPIQGKGVNIASDEYILGAQELCRKYGTLMICDEVQSGMGRTGRFLASQWIEGLRPDIICLSKAISGGYIPLGATITRRAVYDSVYDGMHRAIVHASTFGMGNMAMAAGLASLSVLDDEKLTDRAIELGARFREGIEAMVPRFEFLKGVRQRGLMIAIEFGQPESMSLRAAWTMVNKMDENLFAQAIVLPLLDDHHILTQVAGHAMPIVKILPPLNISEADVDWFLEALEDVMIKLHKFPGPAWEVLKKLGSHALTAKRREVRAISS; encoded by the coding sequence ATGCCTATTGATATTGAAGCTATAATTGCCGAGACACGTGGCAAAAACTTCGAACTTTACGAAGATTACATAAATCCGGTGTTCGTCAAGGTACTACGCACGCTCGGTTTCAATCGAACGTGGGTGCGAGGCGAGGGTCCTTATCTTTGGGATGAGCATGGCACGCGCTATCTTGATTTCCTGACCAACTGGGGTGTTTTTAATTTTGGACGCCGCCATCCTGCCATTCGCGGCGCATTGCAGCAGGTGCTGGACTCCGACTTTCCCGGATGGATCGGTTTCGATGCTCCACCCCTTGCGGCTGCGCTGGCACGCGAACTCGTGAAGCGCATGCCGCCGGGTCTGGATACCGTTTATTTCAGCAACTCTGGAACCGAAGCGATCGAAGCTGCGATCAAGTTCGCGCGTGCGTATACGGGGCGGCCTTGTACCGCGCATCTTGCCAAAGCCTTCCATGGCCTGACCATGGGGGCGCTATCACTGAATGGAGAAGCGAGTTTTCGGAGGGGTTTCGAACCAATGCTTCCCGGTAGCTCGGAAGTAAAACTTGGCGATCTAGCCGGCCTCGAGTCACGTCTTGCTCGGGGCGACGTTGCTGCCTTTGTCCTTGAGCCTATCCAGGGCAAGGGTGTCAATATCGCCAGTGATGAGTATATCCTCGGCGCTCAGGAGTTGTGCCGGAAATATGGCACGCTGATGATTTGTGACGAAGTTCAATCGGGCATGGGGCGGACGGGGCGGTTTCTGGCCAGCCAATGGATTGAGGGACTCCGCCCTGATATCATCTGTCTCTCCAAAGCGATTTCGGGTGGCTATATTCCGCTGGGTGCGACTATTACGCGCCGTGCAGTTTATGATAGCGTTTACGACGGCATGCATCGCGCGATCGTTCATGCTTCGACGTTCGGTATGGGGAATATGGCAATGGCGGCGGGCTTGGCCTCGCTCAGCGTTCTGGACGATGAGAAGCTTACCGATCGCGCCATCGAGTTGGGTGCGCGTTTTCGCGAAGGTATCGAGGCCATGGTGCCCCGCTTCGAATTTCTGAAGGGGGTGCGTCAACGTGGCCTCATGATTGCAATCGAGTTCGGTCAACCGGAATCGATGTCTCTCAGAGCGGCATGGACTATGGTCAACAAGATGGATGAGAATCTCTTTGCCCAGGCGATCGTTCTTCCTCTCCTGGACGACCATCATATCTTGACTCAGGTAGCAGGGCATGCCATGCCTATCGTAAAAATTCTTCCACCCTTGAATATCAGCGAAGCTGATGTGGATTGGTTCCTGGAGGCGCTTGAGGATGTAATGATAAAATTGCACAAGTTTCCCGGACCGGCCTGGGAGGTATTGAAGAAGCTGGGCAGCCATGCGCTTACCGCAAAGCGGCGCGAAGTTCGTGCTATCTCGAGCTGA